The Hyperolius riggenbachi isolate aHypRig1 chromosome 3, aHypRig1.pri, whole genome shotgun sequence genome window below encodes:
- the LOC137564123 gene encoding uncharacterized protein: protein MVAEDHFGRLQARIYRSPPNQILSDITSPISSNVLSSTGGCVRSVGEKSHKASSSMPRRERILLANLSSTKTRRRLQAYSQPEASQQIHQIQEVQDGQHPLSAEPTTKGCIYDVSGPPRRLLTSTDPSGLTGVPEVCGPSSRRGSFYHLHKGRYVLTRTYDILIPGCPVGPTAFQTAPTVDFAGLEQGSQKSGQKGVHPLLHKNLASVVVGTKSAHSGLPVGLSNPEDHHYRRQQLGVGCSYGQFTNPGDLGQFLEASTLQHQGAGGSETSFVAFSGSDKISACNHQVRQQHSCSLPKSSRGNKEQDHHDESREDPLMGGKEFSFVKSSTSQGYVESSSRLSQQVRTESGQLVPESGSLSRNSVRLGNADNRSFCKQAECQVSDVLFPVPERQALGSGRFLTQMELPSSICVPSFQSDFQDSQQDQPGWFGGNNDRSFLAKEIVVFTAEEASCSGANTAARSPGLADARSSLPPSGKDVASISLDAESELLRGKGFSKDLTETLLLSRKMVTRKIYLKAWRVYNNWCMENSRNREESYSALEFLQSGLKKGLSASTLKVQTAALSVFLQRKLSEDEFFIRFFRAVNRIRPVIRSQVPPWDLNLVLQALMDEPFEPLEEISEKLLTLKTAFLLAISSARRVGEIQALSIAEPYCIISEDRVTLKLDAAFLPKVCSRFHRSQEIYLPSFCNEPSNDKERRLHCLDVRRCVIKYLEVTKPWRKSQALFVLFSGINRGGQASKATIARWIRQAIVLAYQSQGKEIPSIVRAHSTRSISASWAEKAGVSIDQICRAATWSNRNTFVKHYKLDLDSRRDLTFGRRVLHAVVPP, encoded by the exons ATGGTTGCTGAAGATCATTTTGGAAGGTTACAGGCTAGAATTTACAGAAGTCCCCCCAACCAGATTCTTTCTGACATCACTTCCCCTATCTCAAGCAATGTCCTCAGCTCTACAGGTGGCTGTGTCAGATCTGTTGGAGAAAAGAGTCATAAGGCAAGTTCCTCGATGCCAAGAAGGGAGAGGATTCTACTCGCCAATCTTTCTAGTACAAAAACAAGGAGGCGATTACAGGCTTATTCTCAACCTGAAGCTTCTCAACAAATCCATCAAATACAGGAAGTTCAAGATGGACAACATCCGCTCAGTGCTGAGCCTACTACAAAAGGATGCATTTATGATGTCTCTGGACCTCCAAGACGCTTACTTACATCTACCGATCCATCTGGACTCACAGGCGTACCTGAGGTTTGCGGTCCGTCATCACGAAGAG GAAGTTTCTACCATCTCCATAAGGGGCGCTATGTCCTTACTAGGACTTATGACATCCTCATTCCCGGCTGTCCAGTGGGGCCAACTGCATTCCAGACAGCTCCAACTGTGGATTTTGCAGGTTTGGAACAGGGGAGTCAGAAATCTGGACAAAAAGGTGTTCATCCCCTATTACATAAAAACCTTGCTTCAGTGGTGGTCGGAACCAAGTCAGCTCACAGTGGGTTGCCTGTGGGACTTTCCAACCCAGAGGATCATCACTACAGACGCCAGCAGTTGGGGGTGGGGTGCTCATATGGACAGTTCACCAATCCAGGGGACCTGGGACAGTTCCTTGAGGCTAGCACACTCCAAcatcagggagctggaggcagtgaGACAAGCTTTGTTGCATTTTCAGGATCAGATAAGATTTCAGCATGTAACCATCAGGTCAGACAACAGCACAGTTGTAGCTTACCTAAATCATCAAGGGGGAACAAGGAGCAGGACCATCATGATGAGAGCAGAGAGGATCCTCTTATGGGCGGAAAAGAATTTAGCTTCGTTAAAAGCAGTACATCTCAGGGGTATGTTGAATCAAGTAGCAGACTTTCTCAGCAGGTCAGAACTGAATCAGGACAGTTGGTCCCTGAATCAGGAAGTCTTTCTAGAAATAGTGTCCGACTGGGGAATGCCGACAATAGATCTTTTTGCAAGCAAGCAGAATGCCAAGTGTCAGATGTTTTGTTCCCTGTGCCCGAGCGACAAGCCCTGGGCAGTGGACGCTTTCTCACTCAGATGGAACTTCCCTCTTCTATATGTGTTCCCTCCTTTCAATCTGATTTCCAGGACTCTCAACAAGATCAACCGGGATGGTTCGGTGGCAATAATGATCGTTCCTTTTTGGCCAAAGAGATCGTGGTTTTCACTGCTGAGGAAGCTAGCTGTAGCGGAGCCAATACTGCTGCCAGATCGCCAGGACTTGCTGACGCAAGGTCCAGTCTGCCACCCTCAGGTAAAGATGTTGCATCTATCAGCCTGGATGCTGAGAGCGAACTCCTGAGAGGTAAGGGATTTTCTAAAGACCTGACAGAGACTTTGTTACTGAGCAGGAAAATGGTTACGAGAAAGATATATCTCAAGGCTTGGCGTGTTTATAACAATTGGTGTATGGAGAATAGTAGGAACAGAGAGGAATCCTACTCTGCTTTGGAGTTTCTGCAGTCTGGCCTGAAAAAAGGACTGAGTGCAAGTACTCTGAAAGTACAAACTGCGGCTCTCAGTGTTTTTTTGCAGAGAAAACTGTCAGAAGATGAGTTTTTCATTCGCTTCTTTAGAGCAGTGAACAGAATTAGGCCGGTGATTAGAAGTCAGGTTCCACCTTGGGACTTAAATCTGGTTCTGCAAGCACTCATGGATGAACCTTTTGAACCATTAGAGGAGATTTCAGAAAAATTATTGACTTTAAAGACTGCCTTCTTGTTGGCCATTTCCTCTGCAAGACGTGTGGGGGAGATACAGGCCTTATCCATTGCTGAACCTTACTGTATCATTTCAGAGGATAGAGTGACTCTTAAGCTTGATGCAGCTTTCTTGCCTAAAGTGTGTTCTCGTTTCCACAGGTCTCAGGAGATATATCTACCATCATTTTGTAATGAGCCATCTAATGATAAAGAGAGACGGTTGCACTGTCTTGATGTTAGACGTTGTGTTATCAAGTACTTGGAGGTTACAAAACCTTGGAGGAAATCTCAGGCATTGTTTGTTCTTTTTTCAGGTATCAATAGAGGTGGTCAGGCCTCTAAGGCTACCATCGCAAGATGGATTAGACAGGCTATCGTTCTAGCTTACCAATCTCAGGGCAAGGAAATACCGAGTATTGTTAGAGCTCACTCGACTCGATCCATTTCCGCCTCTTGGGCGGAGAAGGCTGGAGTATCGATTGATCAAATTTGCAGGGCAGCTACTTGGTCTAATAGAAAtacttttgtaaaacattataagCTGGATTTAGATTCTAGGAGGGACTTGACCTTTGGAAGGAGAGTTCTTCatgctgtggtcccaccctaa